The following proteins are encoded in a genomic region of Ovis canadensis isolate MfBH-ARS-UI-01 breed Bighorn chromosome 12, ARS-UI_OviCan_v2, whole genome shotgun sequence:
- the SNRPE gene encoding small nuclear ribonucleoprotein E isoform X2: MRVGSYSFTNLIFRYLQNRSRIQVWLYEQVNMRIEGCIIGFDEYMNLVLDDAEEIHSKTKSRKQLGRIMLKGDNITLLQSVSN, translated from the exons ATGAGAGTGGGGAGCTATTCCTTTACA AATCTCATCTTCAGATACTTGCAAAAT AGATCGCGGATTCAGGTGTGGCTTTATGAGCAAGTGAATATGCGGATAGAGGGCTGTATCATT GGTTTTGATGAGTATATGAACCTCGTATTAGATGATGCAGAAGAGATTCATTCTAAAACAAAGTCAAGAAAACAACTGG GTCGGATCATGCTAAAAGGAGATAACATTACTCTGCTCCAAAGTGTCTCCAACTAG
- the SNRPE gene encoding small nuclear ribonucleoprotein E isoform X1: protein MAYRGQGQKVQKVMVQPINLIFRYLQNRSRIQVWLYEQVNMRIEGCIIGFDEYMNLVLDDAEEIHSKTKSRKQLGRIMLKGDNITLLQSVSN, encoded by the exons ATGGCGTACCGGGGCCAGGGCCAGAAGGTGCAGAAGGTGATGGTGCAGCCCATC AATCTCATCTTCAGATACTTGCAAAAT AGATCGCGGATTCAGGTGTGGCTTTATGAGCAAGTGAATATGCGGATAGAGGGCTGTATCATT GGTTTTGATGAGTATATGAACCTCGTATTAGATGATGCAGAAGAGATTCATTCTAAAACAAAGTCAAGAAAACAACTGG GTCGGATCATGCTAAAAGGAGATAACATTACTCTGCTCCAAAGTGTCTCCAACTAG
- the SNRPE gene encoding small nuclear ribonucleoprotein E isoform X3 yields MAYRGQGQKVQKRSRIQVWLYEQVNMRIEGCIIGFDEYMNLVLDDAEEIHSKTKSRKQLGRIMLKGDNITLLQSVSN; encoded by the exons ATGGCGTACCGGGGCCAGGGCCAGAAGGTGCAGAAG AGATCGCGGATTCAGGTGTGGCTTTATGAGCAAGTGAATATGCGGATAGAGGGCTGTATCATT GGTTTTGATGAGTATATGAACCTCGTATTAGATGATGCAGAAGAGATTCATTCTAAAACAAAGTCAAGAAAACAACTGG GTCGGATCATGCTAAAAGGAGATAACATTACTCTGCTCCAAAGTGTCTCCAACTAG